The Microplitis mediator isolate UGA2020A chromosome 8, iyMicMedi2.1, whole genome shotgun sequence genome has a window encoding:
- the LOC130672867 gene encoding histone H3-like — protein MARTKQTARKSTGGKAPRKQLATKAARKSAPATGGVKKPHRYRPGTVALREIRRYQKSTELLIRKLPFQRLVREIAQDFKTDLRFQSSAVMALQEASEAYLVGLFEDTNLCAIHSKRVTIMPKDIQLARRIRGERA, from the coding sequence ATGGCTCGTACCAAGCAAACCGCGCGTAAGTCAACTGGTGGCAAGGCTCCACGTAAACAACTGGCTACCAAGGCTGCTCGTAAGAGCGCTCCAGCTACTGGAGGAGTCAAGAAGCCTCATCGCTACCGTCCCGGCACAGTAGCCCTCCGTGAGATCCGTCGCTACCAGAAAAGTACTGAGCTCCTCATCCGCAAGCTTCCATTCCAACGTCTGGTTCGTGAGATCGCTCAGGATTTCAAGACTGACTTGAGATTCCAGAGCTCAGCTGTGATGGCTCTTCAAGAAGCCAGCGAAGCCTACTTAGTTGGTCTCTTCGAAGACACCAACCTCTGCGCTATCCACTCCAAGCGTGTCACCATCATGCCCAAGGACATCCAGTTGGCTCGTCGTATCCGAGGAGAACGTGCTTGA
- the LOC130672836 gene encoding histone H4, whose protein sequence is MTGRGKGGKGLGKGGAKRHRKVLRDNIQGITKPAIRRLARRGGVKRISGLIYEETRGVLKVFLENVIRDAVTYTEHAKRKTVTAMDVVYALKRQGRTLYGFGG, encoded by the coding sequence ATGACTGGTCGTGGTAAGGGAGGAAAAGGATTGGGAAAAGGAGGAGCAAAACGTCATCGTAAGGTTCTCCGTGACAACATCCAGGGAATCACCAAACCAGCGATCCGCCGTCTGGCTCGTCGTGGTGGAGTTAAGCGTATCTCCGGTCTGATCTACGAAGAAACTCGTGGAGTTCTCAAGGTCTTTCTTGAAAACGTGATCCGTGACGCCGTCACCTATACCGAACACGCCAAGCGTAAGACCGTCACCGCCATGGACGTCGTCTACGCTCTGAAACGTCAAGGCCGTACTCTTTACGGTTTTGGAGGTTAA
- the LOC130673311 gene encoding histone H1E-like, translating to MVTAAINTLGELERSSLQAIKKYIAATYNVDVERQAPFIKKFLKAAVVKGTLVQTKGKGASGSFKFVVEKAAPKPKAAAKKPTNVKKPAAKAPAKTKAAVSPKAKKAAKTSTAKPKSP from the coding sequence ATGGTCACTGCTGCCATCAACACTCTTGGTGAACTTGAGAGATCATCTCTTCAGGCCATCAAGAAGTATATTGCAGCAACCTACAATGTTGATGTTGAAAGGCAAGCACCGTTCATCAAGAAGTTCCTCAAGGCCGCCGTCGTCAAGGGAACTCTGGTTCAAACCAAAGGAAAAGGCGCTTCTGGATCATTCAAGTTTGTAGTTGAAAAAGCTGCACCCAAACCCAAAGCTGCCGCGAAGAAACCCACTAATGTAAAGAAACCTGCAGCTAAGGCACCAGCTAAAACTAAAGCTGCTGTTTCTCCAAAAGCTAAGAAAGCTGCCAAAACTTCAACAGCTAAGCCAAAGTCACCTTAA